CATTACCATCGCCACTGGTACGCTGACTAAGCCTGCGGCAATGGGTCGCTTACTCTTGACTGGATGTAGACGGTCAGCTTCTACATCTGCAATGTCATTGAGTAGATAGAAGCTACTCGAAGTCAAACAGAACAAAGCAAACGCCAGTAAAGAGCCTAGCAAAGATTCCAGATTAATACTGAAAGCAAACAAGGGCGCTGCAAAAACAATCAGATTTTTTGTCCACTGGCGTGGTCTTAAAGCTTTAATATAAGGAAATTTTATAGAATTATCAGCTAGCTTAGTTGAATTTTGTTTATCACTAGGAAATCCGGGAATTTTCATTTGCTTTTAAACCTTTTTTCTGATAGAAATAATTTTTTTAGGCAGATTCACTGCAAAACTTCGTTTTAAAGTAACCCAGCTTGTAGTAAATACTACAGTCAACAACACCACGGTTTAAATGACTTTTATTCCCAATCTGTGGATGCATCTGTATGTAGTCAATGATTTCCGACTTTAGGACTCAATACCCACTTTACTCTCCTAAGTACCAAGTCCTCCAGTAAGCAGCGCTGCTTTCATGCAATAACTTCGTAATTCTCACAGAGAGTAGCTTTTTTATCTAGATGTACCAGTTTAAGCCGAGATTAAATAAGAAAAAATTTAATCGCTTATTCCGTAATGATTTTAGTCGAAAAATCGTTAATAAACTATCAAGACTCCATAAATATGCATTCTTTTATATAAAGATTTGGCAAAGCAGGCAATTTCTCACGTAGCTCCCTAATTTCGTAAGAGCATTCAAAAAAAATACCCAGGTAAGTTGCACAATCGTTGATAACCAGGATTTTAAGTAAGCTCTGATAATTTCAAAGGTTATTTGCAGCAAATCGCCACTAATTGTTACTACTCAATAGCTACGTTATTTTGAGGGTTATCGTTACCCTCATTTATCTCATATTTCGTACCCCTTAAAATGTATAGACATACTAAAACCATTAAACCGCCAGCCAGTAAATAAGACAGAAAAATGTTTAGGGGGAGAAAAGCTATTTTTTTGTACGCTAAATCCTTAGCGATCGCAAAATAATTACTGGTTAAGAAATAACTTATAGCCAGGAAATAAATCGTAAACTTTCCTAATACTTTTTTGGTTAATAAATAAGGAAGTAAAAAAGCATAAATTGGCAAAAGAATCCCATAATGATGTTCCCAAGCAATTGGAGAAGCAATTGTGGAGGTTAATGCAATAATAGAGAAATCCGTGATACTTCCTTTCTCACTCGTTAGCATTGGCAAGAATAGAGCTGCTGAAATTAAAGCGATTGAACTTAGTACTGTTCCCAAGTAAACCCAAGGGTTATAGGGCGGGAAAGAATTATGATTAAAGTTAAGAATGGGATCGTTAAATAACCATCTATTTAAAACACCATTAATTGATTGGTTTGTAAAAAAAGTTTCGCCGTGCTTGGAAATAAATGATAATACGCTTAAGTAGTTAACATGATCTGCAAAGCCAATTAAGGATATTGAAACTATCAATCCAAGCGAGCTTGTGGCGATAAATCCCAGAGTAAAGCTCCATTGCTTACGCAAAATTCCCCATATCAAAATCAGAGCATACTGGGGCTTAATCAGGCACATTATTCCTCCTAAAATGCCTGCGATTTTTTTCCTATCTGTCATCCAACACCAAAAAAGCACAGCAAACAAAGCATTAAGCCAACACTGAATCTGCCCTAATGTATAGGCTTTCACTACCGGGTAAAAACTCAAACTTAAACAAACTAGGAAAAAATTGATAGCAATTCGCTCGAATCTCGGTATTGCTCCGTTTTCTTTCCATTTGTGCTTTTTTAAACTTAAATTAAATATTTGAATAACAAAAAAAATCGTTAGGATAATAAAATTCCATGAAATAAATTTTAAAGTATTAAATATAGATAATCCAATATTTCTTAGAAATCCCTCAACTACATTTATTTTTAGAAAATAGAAGACCAGCAGAGAGGTAGGGGGATACTGAAATTTTGTTTGTTCTTCAAAAAAAACCTTAGAGTATAATAATTGCTGATGCTCGGATTGAATATAGTT
Above is a window of Coleofasciculus sp. FACHB-T130 DNA encoding:
- a CDS encoding glycosyltransferase family 87 protein; the protein is MLEAFNYIQSEHQQLLYSKVFFEEQTKFQYPPTSLLVFYFLKINVVEGFLRNIGLSIFNTLKFISWNFIILTIFFVIQIFNLSLKKHKWKENGAIPRFERIAINFFLVCLSLSFYPVVKAYTLGQIQCWLNALFAVLFWCWMTDRKKIAGILGGIMCLIKPQYALILIWGILRKQWSFTLGFIATSSLGLIVSISLIGFADHVNYLSVLSFISKHGETFFTNQSINGVLNRWLFNDPILNFNHNSFPPYNPWVYLGTVLSSIALISAALFLPMLTSEKGSITDFSIIALTSTIASPIAWEHHYGILLPIYAFLLPYLLTKKVLGKFTIYFLAISYFLTSNYFAIAKDLAYKKIAFLPLNIFLSYLLAGGLMVLVCLYILRGTKYEINEGNDNPQNNVAIE